TAGATGAAAAAGAACTACGATAAACTAGAATTTTTTACAAGCCTTGTAACAGCGATCCTGCTTTTTGTACTTACTTATTTGCAATTTGCCAAAAAAAGATCCTCAGCATGGATAATACTCATAGCAGCCATAATGATGGGAGCAAATGCCTATACTAAATATAAAAAATACAATGATGGTAATTAGTCTTTATCAAAAAAAGAAAAAATTGAAATAAAATAAAATTTGTTTTATAATAAAGATAGCTAGGGGTGCTAAAAGCTGAGAGATGACTTCATCAACCCTTTAAACTTGTATGGTTAAAACCTGCGTAAGAAAGCTAAGATAAAAGCAAAAGTTTAAAGACCCCTAGGAGGGAGTTAGAGTTATAATATAATTATTTTTCCTATGTCATTCCGACAGAGCGAAGCGACGAGGAATCTCATAATAAGACGAGAAGAAAAAACTTTGACCCCCATAAGGGGTCTTTTTTGATCTTAAAATTTTTATAGATATGAAGCCTTAGGCACTAAAGGGGCATACCACCTCGGGTATGGTTATCCTTTTTGTGCCTATTTTTGAGGAGGTGATTGGGTGATTTTATTAAATGACAAGGAGGTTGACTTCCTAGCAGGTGAAAATCTGAGAGATTTTCTCATAAGAAACAATTTCGATCCAGATTTTTTGGCCTGTGAGGTTGACGAAAAACTTGTAAAAAAAGCTGACTTTGACAATTTTTTCATGACAGATAATTCAAAAGTAGAAGTCTTTTCCTTTGTGGGAGGGGGTTGATATGAGAGATGAGATTTTAAAAAGACAGGATAAAAAAATAAATGAACTTTTAAAAGACGCCTCGGTATCGATCCTTGGTTGTGGAGGATTGGGCTCAAATATAGCTATGAGCCTGGCAAGAGCTGGCCTTGGTCAGATTTACATATATGATTATGACAAGGTCGAGTACTCAAACCTAAATAGGCAAAACTACGACCTGGATGATCTGGGCAAGTCAAAAGTCATCCAGACAAAGAAAAAAATAGAAAAAACAATTCCCTATACTAAAGTTTTTGCCCATGACCTTTTTATAAACAAGGAAAATCTGGACCAAATCAGCCAAAAAACTGATATATTTATCGAAGCCTTTGACAAAAAAGAGATGAAAAGTCTGGTTTTTGATTATTTCTTGGGGAAAAATAATAAAAAGCTGATCATGGGTTCAGGACTTTCTGGACTAGGAGATTTTAGGGATATAAGGATAAAAGAAATTGAAAATGTAACTATG
This window of the Anaerococcus mediterraneensis genome carries:
- the thiS gene encoding sulfur carrier protein ThiS is translated as MILLNDKEVDFLAGENLRDFLIRNNFDPDFLACEVDEKLVKKADFDNFFMTDNSKVEVFSFVGGG
- the thiF gene encoding sulfur carrier protein ThiS adenylyltransferase ThiF produces the protein MRDEILKRQDKKINELLKDASVSILGCGGLGSNIAMSLARAGLGQIYIYDYDKVEYSNLNRQNYDLDDLGKSKVIQTKKKIEKTIPYTKVFAHDLFINKENLDQISQKTDIFIEAFDKKEMKSLVFDYFLGKNNKKLIMGSGLSGLGDFRDIRIKEIENVTMVGDFKSEPDAGLYLPYLALVANLEALCAIKIIQGGKNGK